Proteins found in one Aspergillus chevalieri M1 DNA, chromosome 2, nearly complete sequence genomic segment:
- a CDS encoding SURP domain-containing protein (COG:A;~EggNog:ENOG410PHKU;~InterPro:IPR035967,IPR006569,IPR000061;~PFAM:PF01805;~go_function: GO:0003723 - RNA binding [Evidence IEA];~go_process: GO:0006396 - RNA processing [Evidence IEA]), producing the protein MPDDSKQKGFSDISAKFSALPKKSVFERQKAEAEAKRAREQAETAAVYEDFVKSFEDDNQTPGRFPTEGRVNVPGNFNNRNSGLGGPAKRHFTSSGPRSSGPGTLGPPPPSLSRKRTHDGFPSSQRNRESGSGVLGFDSTGSGPAAAFGASDDEEERTADAKEAERAAAKPTLYLASLPPGTSPSVIKSLVPSTLVVDGVKILRPPSQSSTDRKSVSAIVTLANESAASDIDGAVSALQNKYLGWGYNLSITRHLSSAAISSSMPVTIGLSSTTSLPFGAKNIQQNPGGSLSRAPPPGSRGFAPPPSYGPAYGRSGPSTQVEVKTPSDLKQLKLIHKSLENLLDYGPEFEALLMSRPEVQREEKWAWLWDPRSPGGVYYRWKLWEILTNTQARGARRRTSGKASMIFEDGPSWLLPETNTKFEYTTRMDEFVSDEDYNSSDEEHSDIEEDRRNAGGAPAADGLGGANEGSGYMNPLQKAKLTHLLARLPTTHAKLRKGDVARITAFAIEHAGAGADEVVQMIVSNILSPLAYTGANPDREIEKGIARGEDDYNGSNEKPTQTRPLSSLVDTSAAKLVGLYLISDILSSSATSGVRHAWRYRQLFESALKSNQVFEHLGRLEKDLKWGRLKAEKWKRSIENLLHLWEGWCVFPQGSQEHFAQVFDKPPLTEEEQREEREKAEAERASNAFAKGKSRWKTLDEEAAAATGKFDPSRPPVMDPNRMDIDQARVISTSQADFDGELMSDIDGVPMEDSDLEEEAPDGEPMEDDLPGQKEEMAEDKPSEQQQQEPASPERQRPARKPRPKAEDMFADSDPE; encoded by the coding sequence ATGCCCGACGATTCCAAACAAAAAGGATTCTCCGATATATCCGCCAAATTCTCCGCTCTCCCCAAGAAATCCGTCTTCGAACGCCAGAAAGCCGAAGCAGAGGCAAAGCGTGCCCGCGAACAAGCCGAGACCGCCGCTGTTTACGAGGACTTTGTTAAATCATTTGAAGATGACAACCAGACGCCAGGTCGATTTCCGACAGAAGGAAGGGTGAACGTGCCGGGGAACTTCAATAATAGGAACTCGGGACTTGGAGGGCCTGCGAAACGACATTTCACCAGCTCCGGTCCGCGCAGTAGCGGTCCCGGCACTCTGGGACCACCTCCGCCTTCGCTTTCTCGAAAACGCACGCACGATGGATTTCCCTCCTCCCAGCGGAACCGGGAGTCAGGGTCTGGGGTGCTGGGATTTGATAGTACGGGTTCGGGACCGGCTGCGGCATTTGGTGCTTcggacgacgaggaggaaaGGACTGCGGATGCGAAGGAGGCTGAAAGGGCGGCTGCTAAACCTACGTTGTACCTGGCATCTTTACCCCCTGGGACGTCTCCGTCGGTAATCAAGTCGTTGGTTCCATCGACTTTGGTTGTCGATGGTGTGAAGATTCTGCGGCCGCCCAGTCAATCGTCAACGGATCGAAAATCCGTATCCGCCATCGTGACTTTAGCAAATGAGTCTGCAGCGTCGGATATCGACGGCGCTGTTAGTGCGCTACAGAATAAATACCTAGGCTGGGGCTACAATCTCTCTATTACTCGCCATCTCTCTTCAGCCGCTATCAGCTCCTCTATGCCAGTGACCATTGGTTTGTCATCCACGACATCCCTTCCGTTTGGAGCCAAGAACATCCAACAAAACCCTGGTGGAAGTCTGAGTCGTGCACCGCCGCCTGGTTCTCGTGGATTCGCTCCTCCGCCATCATATGGTCCAGCATACGGTAGAAGCGGGCCATCGACGCAAGTCGAAGTTAAAACACCATCAGACCTCAAACAACTCAAATTGATTCACAAATCTTTGGAAAATTTGCTGGACTATGGTCCGGAATTCGAAGCGCTACTCATGAGCAGACCGGAGGTACAAAGAGAGGAGAAATGGGCCTGGCTCTGGGACCCCAGGAGCCCTGGCGGAGTTTACTATCGGTGGAAACTATGGGAGATTTTAACTAACACCCAGGCTAGAGGTGCTAGGCGAAGGACTTCCGGGAAAGCCTCAATGATCTTCGAGGATGGGCCAAGCTGGCTCCTCCCGGAGACAAATACCAAATTCGAATATACCACCCGCATGGACGAGTTTGTCTCGGACGAGGACTACAACTCTTCTGATGAGGAACACTCTGATATAGAAGAAGACAGGCGGAACGCTGGCGGCGCGCCAGCAGCTGATGGATTAGGCGGGGCCAACGAAGGATCGGGCTACATGAATCCTCTTCAAAAGGCCAAGTTGACACATCTTCTTGCTCGATTACCTACAACCCATGCAAAACTACGGAAAGGCGATGTTGCACGCATCACAGCATTTGCGATTGAGCACGCGGGAGCGGGAGCAGATGAAGTCGTGCAAATGATTGTTTCGAACATCCTCAGCCCCCTTGCTTACACAGGAGCAAACCCGGATCGTGAAATCGAAAAGGGCATTGCAAGAGGAGAGGACGATTACAACGGATCGAATGAGAAACCGACTCAAACCCGACCATTATCCTCCCTAGTGGATACGTCGGCTGCTAAACTTGTTGGCTTGTACCTCATTTCTGATATTCTCTCGTCTTCAGCTACTAGCGGCGTCCGTCACGCATGGCGATACAGACAACTCTTCGAATCGGCACTTAAGTCAAACCAAGTATTTGAGCATCTTGGGCGTCTGGAGAAAGATCTGAAATGGGGTCGACTAAAGGCAGAGAAGTGGAAACGAAGCATTGAGAATCTCTTACACCTGTGGGAAGGATGGTGTGTCTTCCCGCAGGGAAGCCAAGAACATTTCGCACAAGTGTTCGATAAACCACCACTTaccgaagaagaacaacgcgaggaaagagagaaagcagAGGCTGAACGAGCTTCCAATGCATTTGCCAAGGGGAAGAGTAGATGGAAGACGCTCGATGAGGAGGCGGCGGCCGCAACAGGGAAATTCGATCCTAGTCGACCTCCTGTCATGGATCCGAACCGAATGGATATCGATCAGGCACGGGTTATTTCTACTAGTCAGGCCGACTTCGATGGGGAGTTGATGAGTGACATTGACGGCGTTCCCATGGAAGACAGTGATCTAGAGGAAGAAGCACCAGACGGCGAGCCTATGGAAGACGATTTGCCGGGccagaaagaagagatgGCTGAGGACAAGCCATctgagcagcagcaacaagagCCAGCATCGCCAGAACGTCAGCGTCCTGCACGAAAGCCACGGCCCAAGGCAGAGGACATGTTTGCGGACTCTGACCCGGAATGA
- a CDS encoding cytochrome b5-like heme/steroid binding domain-containing protein (BUSCO:EOG09264Z3D;~COG:S;~EggNog:ENOG410PP68;~InterPro:IPR036400,IPR001199;~PFAM:PF00173;~TransMembrane:1 (o15-36i)) — MMSAAEEPVPSPTEAIPFFTPVNFILLSVFAVFLYVQLRPKAPVSLPQGPPPVVFRTFIPSTLIEFNGEGEKPCYLAVRGRVFDVTPGKSFYGPGGPYENFAGRDASRGLAFQSFDREMLTEDLKAPLDDLKDLNADQLENLQNWEERFLEKYLVVGKLVAEGDPEAPNS; from the exons ATGATGAGCGCAGCAG AGGAGCCCGTTCCATCGCCAACGGAAGC GATCCCATTTTTCACTCCCGTCAATTTCATTCTCTTGTCCGTCTTTGCCGTTTTCCTCTACGTGCAACTCCGCCCCAAGGCCCCCGTGAGCCTGCCCCAAGGACCACCTCCAGTTGTCTTCCGCACTTTCATCCCCTCAACGCTGATCGAATTCAACGGTGAGGGCGAAAAGCCTTGTTACCTTGCTGTGCGCGGCCGTGTTTTCGATGTAACACCAGGAAAGAGCTTTTACGGGCCG GGCGGCCCCTACGAGAACTTTGCCGGGCGTGACGCATCGCGCGGGCTGGCCTTCCAGAGTTTTGACAGGGAGATGCTCACTGAGGATCTCAAGGCACCTCTGGATGATCTGAAAGACCTTAATGCGGACCAGCTGGAGAACCTCCAGAACTGGGAGGAACGATTCCTCGAGAAGTATCTAGTTGTCGGGAAACTGGTTGCTGAAGGTGATCCGGAGGCTCCGAACTCATAA
- a CDS encoding PQ-loop repeat-containing protein (COG:S;~EggNog:ENOG410PIXB;~InterPro:IPR006603;~PFAM:PF04193;~TransMembrane:7 (o20-36i48-71o91-118i145-168o174-194i206-228o240-262i)): protein MNDNLSPHCADLASASSWNFALSILILIGILISYLPQHYRIISLKSSFGISPYFVLLGTTSTSSSLANILVLPRSIEDASCCNEVDGLSCFSALLGILQVGVQWLCFFNILVLFVTYFPRATSTTTPDTSETPSKEGDGPTYRTALAVAGISIIHIIILFIISLVFEFKHRSSLQAWANFLGILAAVLSSIQYFPQIYTTLKLRCVGSLSIPMMCIQTPGSLVFAGSLAARLGSEGWSTWGVFVVTAFLQGTLLFLAIYFEYFGPEKKERRTHSTDVAPNESLEDREDHQNDDQPSEDTPLLQRQL, encoded by the exons ATGAACGATAACTTGAGCCCCCATTGCGCGGATTTAGCATCCGCTAGTTCTTGGAACTTCGCGCTGTCCAT TTTGATCCTCATCGGAATCCTCATCTCGTATCTCCCTCAGCATTATCGCATAATCTCCCTGAAGAGCTCCTTCGGTATCTCCCCTTACTTCGTCCTACTGGGCACGACGTCTACATCGTCATCTTTGGCAAACATCCTAGTGCTCCCGCGGAGCATTGAGGATGCGTCGTGCTGCAATGAGGTTGATGGATTGAGTTGCTTTTCGGCACTGCTGGGTATCCTCCAAGTTGGGGTTCAGTGGCTCTGTTTCTTTAACAT TCTCGTCCTTTTCGTTACCTACTTCCCACGGGCCACCTCCACGACCACTCCAGACACCTCCGAAACTCCCTCAAAAGAAGGCGATGGACCAACATACCGCACCGCCCTAGCTGTGGCAGGCATCAGCATAATCCACATCAtcattctcttcattatctccCTCGTCTTCGAATTCAAACATCGCTCGTCTCTCCAAGCATGGGCCAATTTCCTAGGCATCCTCGCCGCAGTCCTCTCTTCGATCCAGTACTTCCCCCAGATCTACACGACCCTCAAGCTCCGGTGTGTGGGCAGTTTGAGTATACCGATGATGTGCATCCAAACGCCCGGGAGCTTGGTGTTTGCGGGGAGTCTGGCGGCGCGACTGGGATCAGAGGGGTGGAGCACTTGGGGTGTGTTTGTTGTGACGGCATTCCTGCAGGGGACGCTGCTTTTCCTGGCTATATACTTTGAGTATTTTGGtccggagaagaaggagcgTCGGACGCATAGCACAGATGTTGCTCCGAACGAGTCTCTGGAGGATCGGGAGGATCACCAGAACGATGATCAGCCATCTGAAGACACTCCTCTTTTGCAAAGGCAATTATGA
- a CDS encoding uncharacterized protein (COG:S;~EggNog:ENOG410PZN1), which translates to MNPITRAYSLLRATNVPMLRSATRTTIQASSLRLYGQSAYGGYENSPAKSDISRAKEHPGPPPPNTKSSSTSSHKSTGRATGGSSPTSPSSPSRSDPEAEAESQEPYSSTAPDAPKDPEKSEAHTIQRVPSNKAHPTITTGKQSPNVDEEGHRRKDIPEEVKKHNRGVEQRHDRSYNQITDEGKVQKGF; encoded by the exons ATGAACCCAATTACGAGAGCATACTCCCTTCTAAGGGCGACCAACGTCCCAATGCTCCGTTCTGCTACCCGAACAACCATTCAAGCCTCTTCGCTGCGATTGTACGGTCAAAGCGCCTACGGAGGATACGAAAACAGCCCTGCGAAATCCGACATTTCCCGCGCAAAGGAGCATCCAG GCCCCCCACCCCCAAACACGAAATCATCCTCAACTTCCTCTCACAAATCAACCGGCCGCGCAACCGGCGGCTCCAGCCCaacctccccttcctctccctcccgcTCCGACCCCGAAGCCGAAGCTGAATCCCAGGAACCCTACTCCTCCACTGCTCCCGACGCACCTAAAGATCCCGAGAAGTCCGAGGCGCACACGATCCAGCGCGTGCCGTCGAACAAGGCGCATCCGACTATCACCACTGGGAAGCAATCACCGAatgttgatgaggagggacATCGTCGAAAGGATATCCCGGAGGAGGTGAAAAAGCATAACAGAGGGGTCGAACAAAGGCATGATCGGTCGTACAATCAGATTACGGATGAGGGGAAGGTGCAGAAGGGGTTCTAA
- the ish1 gene encoding double-strand break repair enhancer MSC1 (COG:S;~EggNog:ENOG410PKXI;~InterPro:IPR018803;~PFAM:PF10281;~SECRETED:SignalP(1-18)) gives MRFNWTSSLVLLLATTEAASWFSKAVYNGWHETELERWLSDHDIPYPSPADRRDLESLVKTNWDNKVQKPLGYVSEQASDQWHHTKEWIFDSWSDSQIKAFLDRHGVPVPQPRKRDVLISTARENYEPIAKKLGEKASYPGNWLFATWSESELKEWLDERGWPVPQPSTRDKLIASVRRNARLASIQARTIAASASASADAAQATLSDALFSAWSDSDLKRFLDEHAIPVPQGSKRNEMIALARKNRASLLSQASTASASASRLVGAATTKAGNQYAQATDDAQSKTQEAFDAAAQNWSNSRLKAYLDARGITVPQATKRDELLAKVRENKNKAASSWSAWTFETWDIEHLKQYLTSMNAKAAQRADTTRDDLIKQAQDAYSKASKAGGQNLASATSYMAQATQSAKDDTFDTWSHSELKAYLDTFGIPVYQGSNANELKAAARRNSQYFKYGTTSPHGTLYTKFQDTYQWLLDQLKIGASSGRVQGQEVAEKAKDKSSEAVSGIRSEL, from the exons ATGAGATTCAACTGGACTTCCAGCTTGGTGTTGCTCCTTGCGACCACAGAGGCGGCCAGCTGGTTCAGCAAAGCTG TATACAATGGTTGGCATGAAACGGAGCTAGAGCGGTGGCTTTCTGACCACGATATTCCGTATCCCTCGCCTGCGGATCGCAGAGATCTTGAGAGCTTGGTGAAGACGAATTGGGACAACAAAGTCCAGAAGCCCCTCGGATATGTCTCTGAGCAGGCTTCAGACCAGTGGCATCATACCAAGGAATGGATTTTTGATAG CTGGTCCGACTCCCAGATCAAGGCATTCCTCGACCGGCATGGCGTTCCGGTCCCTCAACCACGCAAGCGGGACGTCCTTATTAGCACTGCTCGTGAAAACTACGAGCCTATTGCGAAGAAACTTGGCGAGAAAGCTTCCTATCCTGGTAACTGGCTCTTCGCTACATGGAGCGAGTCTGAGCTGAAGGAATGGCTTGATGAGCGTGGATGGCCTGTGCCTCAACCGTCGACCCGTGACAAGCTCATCGCTTCCGTGCGTCGCAATGCTAGACTAGCCAGTATCCAAGCTCGGACCATTGCTGCTTCCGCatctgcttctgctgatGCAGCTCAGGCTACCCTGAGCGATGCATTGTTCAGTGCGTGGTCCGATTCCGACTTGAAGAGGTTCCTGGATGAGCACGCAATCCCGGTGCCGCAGGGTTCTAAACGTAACGAAATGATTGCTTTGGCGAGGAAGAACCGCGCCTCCCTGTTGAGTCAAGCGTCTACAGCTTCGGCGTCAGCTTCTCGCCTGGTTGGGGCCGCTACCACCAAGGCTGGCAATCAATACGCACAGGCAACCGATGATGCTCAGAGCAAGACCCAGGAAGCATTTGATGCTGCAGCTCAGAACTGGTCTAACTCGCGCCTCAAGGCGTATCTGGATGCACGAGGAATCACTGTTCCGCAGGCCACCAAGCGTGATGAGCTGCTGGCGAAGGTTAGAGAAAACAAGAATAAGGCCGCTAGTTCCTGGAGCGCGTGGACTTTTGAGACCTGGGATATTGAGCACTTGAA GCAATACCTGACTTCAATGAACGCTAAGGCAGCGCAACGCGCTGACACCACCCGTGATGACCTCATCAAACAAGCCCAGGATGCCTACTCTAAAGCCTCCAAGGCCGGAGGCCAAAACCTGGCCTCCGCTACATCATATATGGCGCAAGCCACCCAATCAGCCAAGGACGACACTTTCGACACCTGGTCCCACTCCGAGCTCAAAGCCTACCTTGACACATTTGGTATCCCCGTCTACCAGGGCTCTAACGCCAATGAGCTGAAGGCTGCTGCTCGTCGTAACTCCCAGTACTTCAAGTACGGAACTACGTCTCCTCATGGTACTCTGTATACCAAATTCCAAGACACGTACCAGTGGCTCTTGGATCAGTTGAAAATCGGGGCATCGAGTGGAAGAGTTCAGGGCCAGGAGGTTGCGGAGAAGGCGAAGGATAAGTCTTCGGAGGCGGTTAGCGGTATTCGCTCTGAGCTGTAA
- the DPM1 gene encoding dolichyl-phosphate beta-D-mannosyltransferase (BUSCO:EOG09264272;~CAZy:GT2_Glycos_transf;~COG:M;~EggNog:ENOG410PGFH;~InterPro:IPR001173,IPR029044,IPR039528;~PFAM:PF00535,PF13641;~go_function: GO:0004582 - dolichyl-phosphate beta-D-mannosyltransferase activity [Evidence IEA]), with protein MGATKNKYSVILPTYNERRNLPIMCWLLERTFRENNLDWEVIIVDDGSPDGTLEVAKQLQTLWGPEHIVLKPRAGKLGLGTAYVHGLQFATGNFVIIMDADFSHHPKFIPVMVGIQKETDADIVTGTRYASRGEIKGGVYGWDLFRKFTSRTANLIADVMLMPGVSDLTGSFRLYKKSVLEKVIHSTQSKGYSFQMEMMVRAKAMGYKVAECPITFVDRLYGESKLGGSEIVEYLKGVFSLWLKV; from the exons ATGGGCGCCACGAAGAACAAGTACTCCGTCATCCTCCCGACCTACAATGAGCGGCGCAACCTCCCTATTATGTGCTGGCTTTTGGAGAGGACGTTCCGGGAGAA CAACCTCGACTGGGAAGTAATCATTGTCGACGACGGTTCCCCTGACGGCACCCTCGAAGTCGCCAAACAATTGCAAACCCTCTGGGGTCCCGAACACATCGTCCTCAAACCACGCGCCGGCAAACTCGGTCTCGGAACCGCCTACGTGCACGGCCTGCAATTCGCCACGGGCAATTTCGTCATTATCATGGACGCCGACTTCAGCCACCACCCCAAGTTCATCCCCGTCATGGTGGGCATTCAGAAGGAGACGGATGCGGACATTGTCACGGGAACCCGGTACGCGAGCCGCGGTGAGATCAAAGGCGGTGTTTACGGATGGGATTTGTTCCGGAAGTTCACGTCGAGGACGGCCAATTTGATTGCAGATGTGATGCTCATGCCTGGTGTGAGTGATTTGACGGGGAGCTTCCGGTTGTACAAGAAGAGTGTGCTGGAGAAGGTGATTCACAGCACACAGAGTAAGGGGTACAGTTTCCagatggagatgatggtgcGGGCCAAGGCGATGGGATACAAGGTTGCTGAGTGTCCGATTACTTTTGTGGACCGGTTGTATGGTGAGAGTAAGCTGGGTGGCTCGGAGATTGTGGAGTACTTGAAGGGTGTGTTTTCGTTGTGGTTGAAGGTttaa
- the NTF2 gene encoding nuclear transport factor 2 family protein (COG:U;~EggNog:ENOG410PP3P;~InterPro:IPR018222,IPR032710,IPR002075;~PFAM:PF02136): MLTFETESLQGAQPITEKLTSLPFSKVAHQVSTLDAQPSNEQGGILVMVTGALLIDEEQRPMNYTQTFQLQPDGQGSYFVFNDIFRLVYGA; this comes from the exons ATGCTCACCTTTGAGACTGAGTCGCTTCAGGGTGCTCAACCTATTACTGAGAAGTTGACG AGCCTTCCCTTCTCCAAGGTCGCTCACCAGGTCTCGACCCTCGACGCTCAGCCCTCCAACGAGCAGGGTGGTATCTTGGTCATGGTCACTGGTGCTCTTCTG ATCGATGAGGAGCAGCGGCCCATGAACTACACTCAAACCTTCCAGCTCCAGCCCGATGGCCAGGGCAGCTACTTCGTTTTCAACGACATCTTCCGCTTGGTCTACGGTGCATAA
- a CDS encoding uncharacterized protein (COG:S;~EggNog:ENOG410PQ9Z;~TransMembrane:1 (o393-421i)), producing the protein MSGRLPSDYSRSLSRSSQSQRQQGQDTDSMHRHTPSGQSANPNVFSDEYSLEPIDSEQTTLTPRSPSISSIASSHTLRTNQPPPGKSYDDSSNELQPAENPFGDEARVSFDDPNRSSLPQKGVLDASDTNRDSMASVNTNTPSITQRSQSTSSRFSMPPRALSPYTGATGPSHPYAMYPQVGVSRSPSVTTTSTVRPMDRPLGDTSAPQHPYAMYSQNVVLEEGLDTPIDSPLAGAIATPLTNPTVIPLGFPGHNQAYQRPPGRADDDVGDLIGPDGHTEQLPPYSRYPENAAPKIEGGFVEPIGEADIPRDGIQNATGGLEQGVGVQQMSDVSSRTMLPEQQTADDNSNINNNNNNGNQGNNAGAETAPVSGVMAFEEKLKSKGKKRACCGLPVWTIVLVVTVMVVAASIGGAIGGVLGARKAADDEKSKPKGPNIVTVTATPKSDATPISTIPASLKSVPTGSYIIPADLKNQSKFCISDPDYRMAWSCQSQGGIPIEVDGNSSRHTVTFPSQPFDPSSMSYGAQAPLLNDQTQSLSYVMDTSDYSMGPALFFYALFDKLVVLPQDTFSSSSVSSSSKRSISESDILASSLSRKQATQSGEKPWFCWWNATVLEFFLYVNETSRESHYSSTATLTYDTATETPSYGATTQSSDLPSYPRRIKIGEKRDYPEARAPYCQQMEVLGSGDIRTYSPATIQIQEVEPTPTTTLKGDGSATQTYTAKAEYESACYCASLTD; encoded by the coding sequence ATGTCTGGGCGACTACCTTCCGATTATTCTCGCTCGCTCTCGCGATCCTCCCAGTCTCAGCGCCAGCAAGGCCAGGATACCGATTCAATGCATCGCCATACCCCTTCCGGTCAATCCGCAAACCCCAATGTCTTCTCGGATGAATACTCCCTGGAACCGATCGATTCTGAGCAGACCACCCTCACTCCTCGAAGTCCTTCCATTTCCTCGATCGCCTCCTCCCATACTCTCCGCACGAACCAGCCGCCTCCTGGGAAATCATACGACGACTCATCAAATGAATTGCAACCAGCAGAAAATCCTTTTGGCGATGAGGCCCGTGTGTCCTTTGATGATCCTAACCGGTCGAGTTTGCCCCAGAAAGGGGTGCTGGACGCCTCCGACACCAACCGCGATTCAATGGCCTCCGTTAATACCAACACCCCTTCCATTACGCAGCGCAGTCAGAGCACCTCTTCCCGTTTCTCGATGCCCCCAAGAGCTCTAAGTCCTTACACCGGGGCCACCGGTCCTAGTCATCCCTACGCCATGTATCCTCAAGTTGGTGTCAGCCGTTCTCCGAGTGTGACGACGACTTCAACAGTTCGCCCGATGGATCGTCCCCTAGGAGACACGAGTGCGCCGCAACATCCTTATGCCATGTATTCGCAGAATGTTGTGCTGGAGGAGGGCCTTGATACTCCCATAGACTCTCCCTTGGCAGGCGCCATTGCAACTCCCCTAACTAATCCAACTGTCATACCTCTCGGCTTCCCCGGACATAACCAAGCCTACCAAAGACCACCAGGTCGTGCAGACGATGACGTGGGGGATCTTATTGGTCCCGATGGGCATACAGAGCAACTTCCTCCTTACTCCCGTTATCCCGAGAATGCGGCTCCAAAGATTGAAGGTGGATTTGTTGAGCCCATTGGTGAGGCTGACATCCCGCGTGACGGAATCCAGAACGCTACTGGTGGTCTCGAGCAAGGGGTAGGGGTACAGCAAATGTCGGATGTGTCATCGAGGACGATGCTGCCGGAACAACAAACAGCGGATGACAACAGTAACattaacaacaacaacaataacgGAAATCAAGGGAACAATGCCGGTGCCGAAACAGCTCCTGTTTCAGGCGTGATGGCGTTTGAGGAGAAATTGAAAAGCAAGGGCAAAAAGAGGGCTTGTTGCGGGCTGCCTGTATGGACGATCGTTTTGGTCGTGACCGTTATGGTGGTCGCAGCCAGTATTGGCGGCGCCATTGGTGGAGTGCTAGGAGCACGGAAAGCGGCAGACGATGAGAAATCGAAGCCAAAGGGACCCAACATTGTCACCGTAACCGCGACACCGAAGTCGGACGCGACCCCGATATCGACTATCCCAGCGAGTCTTAAGTCTGTCCCCACTGGCTCATACATAATTCCAGCCGATCTCAAGAATCAATCCAAATTCTGCATCTCCGATCCCGATTACAGAATGGCTTGGAGTTGCCAGTCGCAAGGTGGAATTCCTATTGAGGTTGATGGGAACAGTAGTAGACACACCGTCACCTTTCCTTCTCAGCCTTTTGATCCGTCATCCATGTCATACGGTGCTCAGGCACCACTCTTGAATGACCAAACCCAGTCGTTGAGTTACGTGATGGACACTAGCGATTACAGCATGGGCCCGGCTCTGTTTTTCTACGCGTTATTTGATAAGTTGGTGGTTCTCCCTCAGGACACATTTTCGTCAAGCTCTgtgtcatcatcgtcgaagCGATCAATCTCTGAATCGGACATCTTGGCTAGTTCGCTCAGTCGGAAGCAGGCGACACAGAGCGGCGAGAAGCCTTGGTTCTGTTGGTGGAATGCCACAGTCTTGGAATTCTTCCTATACGTCAATGAAACGAGCCGGGAGTCTCACTACAGTTCCACTGCCACCTTGACATACGACACGGCCACCGAGACCCCCAGCTACGGCGCTACAACACAGAGCAGCGATCTTCCCAGTTATCCTCGAAGAATCAAAATCGGGGAGAAACGTGACTATCCAGAGGCTAGGGCACCCTACTGCCAACAAATGGAAGTGTTGGGTAGTGGAGATATTCGTACATATTCTCCAGCTACCATTCAAATTCAGGAGGTCGAACCGACCCCGACAACAACACTTAAAGGCGATGGCAGTGCTACCCAGACATATACCGCAAAAGCGGAATACGAAAGCGCGTGTTATTGTGCCTCTTTGACTGATTAG